The sequence TCGATTCGGTCCACGACCAGTTCGTCGAGGCGGCGCTCGAGGCAGCGACGGTGGTGCGACTCGGCGACCCGTTCGACGAGGCCACCAACATGGGCCCGCTCAACAACGAGCCGACTGCGGCCAAGATGGACCGCCACCTGGCCGACGCCGCCGAGCGCGGTGCCGACGTACTGCGGGGTGGCGGGCGGGCTCCCGGGTTCCCGACCGCGCTCTACTACGACTTCACGGTCGTCGACCGGGTGCCCGAGGAGAGCCTGCTGTCGACCGACGAGTCGTTCGGCCCGGTGCTGCCGATCCTCACCGCCTCCGACGATGCCGAAGCGGTCGCCATGGCCAACCGTACCCGCCTCGGTCTCCAGGCGGCCGTGTTCACCAACTCGCTGCAGAAGGCGTTCTGGTACGCCGATCGCATCCGCTCGGGCACAGTGGTCATCAACGACTCCACGGACTTCTGGGAGACCTTTCAACCGTTCGGCGGCGCCGCCGGCACCGACACCGGCTGGGGCCGGGGGCGGATCGAGGAGTTCACCGATCTACAGACACTGGTGATCGACGTCGGGTAGATCCCGCCTCCCGCCCTCCGCCTTCTGCCTTCCGCAGGAATTCTGGAAGGGGGACTGGCGACTGGAGACTGGTGACTGGTGACTGGTGACTGGAGACTGGTGACTGCGTCCGCTAGTAGCGTCGTGCCAATTCACCGGGAGGTCAGGATGGGTTGGCGGCTCTGGATCGGTGGTGGGTGGCAGGACAGCGACGGCGTGGTCTCCGTCGAAGTCGAGAACCCGTCGAATGGCGAAGTGGTCGATCAAGTGACCGAATCGACCCGGGGCGACGTGGATCGGGCTGTTCAGGCAGCGCGCACGGCCTTCTACGGGGGAGAGTGGTCGAAGGCGGCGCCAGCCGAGCGGTCCGAGGCCCTCTACAAGCTGGCGTCGCTCCTCGAGCAACGGGCCGAAGACTTCGCCCGCATCGAGAGCGAGGACACCGGCAAGCCGTACCAGTCGATGAGCCTCGCGAACGATGTGCCTTTCTCGGTGGACAACCTGAAGTTCTTCGCCGCCGCCGCCCGCAGCTGGGCGGGTACCGCTGCAGGGGACTTCCTCAAGGGCTACACCTCGATGTTGCGCCGCGAGCCGGTGGGCGTCGTCGGCCAGATCACCCCGTGGAACTACCCGCTGAACATGGCGGTGTGGAAGATCGGCCCGGCGCTCGCCGCCGGGTGCACCGTCGTGCTCAAGCCCGCTCCGACCACGCCACGGACCACCCTGATGCTCGCGGAGATGTCGAAAGAAGCGGGCATTCCCGACGGGGTATTCAACGTGGTCACCGGCGGCAACGACGTGGGCCAGGCGATCGTCGAGCACCCCGACGTCCGCATGGTCTCGCTCACCGGCTCCACCCCTGCCGGAAAGCGGGTGATGGCGACAGCGGCCGAAACGCTGAAGCGGGTGCACCTCGAACTCGGTGGTAAGGCACCGTTGCTGGTGTTCGACGACGCCGACATCGAGGCGTTGGCAGCCGGAGCGACGGTGGGCGCCACCTTCAACTCCGGCCAGGACTGCACCGCGGCCACCCGGGTCTATGTCGAGCGGAGCCGCTACGCCGAGGCGGTCGATGCTGTCGCCGGGGCAATGAGCGCCGTCAAGGTGGGCGGGCCCTACGACGCCGACGTATCGATGGGACCGCTCATCTCGGCGCGTCAGTTGGAGCGGGTGCGCGGCTTCGTCGACCGGGCGAAGTCGGCCGGCGGCAAGGTGCTGGTCGGGGGAGGCACCCCGCAGGGTCTCGACAAGGGCTACTACTTCGAGCCCACTGTCATCACCGACGCCGATCAGCGCTCGGAGATCGTCCAGGACGAGGTATTTGGGCCGGTGCTGGTCGTGCTACCGATCGACTCCGAGGAGCAGGCGATCGAGTACGGCAACGACGTCCTCTACGGCCTGGCTGCATCGGTGTGGACCAAGGACACCGGCCGGGCGATGCGGATGGCCCGCGATCTCGAGTTCGGCACGGTGTGGATCAACGACCACCTGCCCATCACCTCCGAGTTCCCCCACGGCGGGTTCAAGCAGTCCGGCTTCGGCAAGGACCTGTCCGAAGAGGCCATGCTCGACTACACGATCAGCAAGCACGTGGTGATCAAGCAGTGACCGGGACGTGACGAGACCCGCCGCGGTTGCGTAGCATCGCCCGTCTCCGGGAGGTGGCCGAGTGAGAGTCGCGGTCGAGATGCAGGACGTGTCGAAGGCGTTCGGCGACGTCCACGCGGTCAACGACCTCAACCTCGCCATCGAGGATGGCGAGTTCTTCTCCCTCCTTGGTCCGAGCGGTTGCGGTAAGACCACGACGCTGCGAATGATCGCCGGGTTCGAGTTCCCCACCTCGGGCTCTCTGAAGATCCACGGCGTCGAGATGGGCCTGCAGCCACCGAACAAGCGTCCCGTCAACACCGTCTTTCAGTCATATGCCCTCTTCCCGCACA is a genomic window of Acidimicrobiia bacterium containing:
- a CDS encoding gamma-aminobutyraldehyde dehydrogenase; its protein translation is MGWRLWIGGGWQDSDGVVSVEVENPSNGEVVDQVTESTRGDVDRAVQAARTAFYGGEWSKAAPAERSEALYKLASLLEQRAEDFARIESEDTGKPYQSMSLANDVPFSVDNLKFFAAAARSWAGTAAGDFLKGYTSMLRREPVGVVGQITPWNYPLNMAVWKIGPALAAGCTVVLKPAPTTPRTTLMLAEMSKEAGIPDGVFNVVTGGNDVGQAIVEHPDVRMVSLTGSTPAGKRVMATAAETLKRVHLELGGKAPLLVFDDADIEALAAGATVGATFNSGQDCTAATRVYVERSRYAEAVDAVAGAMSAVKVGGPYDADVSMGPLISARQLERVRGFVDRAKSAGGKVLVGGGTPQGLDKGYYFEPTVITDADQRSEIVQDEVFGPVLVVLPIDSEEQAIEYGNDVLYGLAASVWTKDTGRAMRMARDLEFGTVWINDHLPITSEFPHGGFKQSGFGKDLSEEAMLDYTISKHVVIKQ